In a single window of the Niabella ginsenosidivorans genome:
- a CDS encoding LytR/AlgR family response regulator transcription factor — MSKVIIIDDEFLARSMVKEYLQKYPQLEIVAECGDGFEGMKAIQEHKPDLIFLDIQMPKISGFEMLELIEEPPAVIFATAFDEYAIKAFEAHAVDYLLKPFDQERFDKAVNKFLVQQKGSSQANTQELLNDVQLPNSNSRIVVKNGSKIKIIPVQEVLYLEAADDFVKIFTKEGYYLKNKTMSFFENFLPQDLFVRSHRSYIVNIQEITRIDPYEKDGHVAILKNGTKINVSRNGYGKLKAVLGL, encoded by the coding sequence ATGAGTAAAGTAATTATTATAGATGATGAGTTCCTGGCAAGAAGCATGGTAAAGGAATACCTGCAGAAATACCCGCAACTGGAAATTGTAGCAGAATGTGGTGATGGTTTTGAAGGGATGAAAGCCATCCAGGAACACAAACCGGATCTGATCTTTCTGGACATTCAGATGCCCAAGATCAGCGGGTTTGAAATGCTGGAGTTGATAGAGGAGCCGCCCGCGGTGATCTTTGCAACTGCTTTTGATGAGTACGCCATCAAGGCTTTTGAAGCGCACGCGGTAGATTACCTGTTAAAGCCCTTTGACCAGGAGCGGTTTGATAAAGCCGTAAATAAATTCCTGGTTCAGCAAAAAGGCAGCAGCCAGGCCAATACCCAGGAACTGCTGAATGATGTGCAGTTGCCTAACTCCAATAGCCGTATTGTTGTAAAGAACGGCAGCAAAATAAAAATTATCCCGGTGCAGGAAGTATTGTACCTGGAAGCGGCAGATGATTTTGTAAAGATATTTACCAAAGAAGGTTATTATCTGAAAAATAAAACCATGTCTTTTTTTGAAAATTTCCTGCCCCAGGATCTGTTTGTGCGCAGCCACCGTTCTTATATTGTTAATATACAGGAAATTACCCGTATTGATCCTTATGAAAAGGATGGTCATGTTGCCATTTTGAAAAACGGTACCAAGATCAACGTAAGCCGCAACGGATACGGCAAATTAAAAGCTGTGCTGGGGCTGTAA
- a CDS encoding sensor histidine kinase, with product MPASPLATKRFVFSLVTGWIVLVLVQVFFLSFYFGFQMKVVIVDSVLSNFLLLLASLLILNITRYYLPSTYQYTSVIASCLLITGLWLFVSNTFLKIFLGDNEAYASFLRTSLVVRAGVAFLVLTIVTIAAILWYNWLEKQKVEQRRTDADRLSREAELFKLRQQLQPHFLFNSLNSINALIGLNPQQARKMVQQLSDFLRGTLKKEESQLISLTEEINYLNLYLEIEKVRFGNRLITSITMEEQTREMKLPTLLLQPVVENAIKFGLYDTIGETLIKIECVTDQGDLCIMVSNPFDPETSLPKTGTGFGLSSIKRRLYLLYARNDLLTTKTKDNIYYTIVKIPQQHE from the coding sequence GTGCCTGCATCTCCATTAGCTACCAAAAGGTTTGTATTCTCGCTCGTTACGGGGTGGATCGTATTGGTGTTGGTACAGGTCTTTTTTCTGTCTTTTTATTTCGGCTTCCAGATGAAAGTGGTGATTGTTGACAGCGTGCTGAGCAATTTCCTGTTGCTGCTGGCCAGCTTACTGATATTGAATATAACACGGTATTACCTTCCCTCTACGTACCAGTACACCAGTGTTATAGCATCCTGCCTGCTGATAACCGGCTTATGGTTATTTGTAAGCAATACCTTCCTGAAGATATTTTTGGGAGATAATGAGGCATACGCTTCTTTTTTGAGAACCTCGCTGGTGGTTCGTGCAGGTGTTGCCTTCCTGGTGCTGACAATTGTAACTATTGCTGCTATTTTATGGTACAACTGGCTGGAAAAGCAAAAAGTTGAGCAGCGGCGTACAGATGCCGACCGCCTTTCCCGCGAAGCGGAACTGTTTAAATTGCGCCAGCAACTGCAACCTCATTTTTTATTCAACAGCCTGAACTCTATTAATGCCCTTATTGGTTTAAATCCGCAGCAGGCCCGTAAAATGGTGCAGCAGCTATCTGACTTTTTAAGGGGCACCTTAAAAAAAGAAGAATCCCAGTTGATTTCACTGACAGAAGAGATCAATTATTTGAATTTGTACCTGGAAATAGAAAAAGTACGGTTTGGCAACCGTTTAATTACTTCTATTACAATGGAAGAGCAGACAAGGGAAATGAAACTGCCTACCCTGCTGTTACAGCCGGTAGTGGAAAATGCCATTAAATTTGGTTTATATGACACTATTGGCGAAACGCTGATAAAGATAGAATGTGTGACGGATCAGGGCGATCTTTGCATTATGGTCAGCAATCCGTTTGACCCGGAAACATCACTGCCGAAAACAGGAACCGGTTTTGGCTTAAGTTCTATAAAAAGAAGGTTATACCTTTTATATGCACGAAACGACCTGTTAACCACAAAAACCAAGGACAATATTTATTACACAATCGTTAAAATACCACAACAGCATGAGTAA
- a CDS encoding LiaF transmembrane domain-containing protein — protein MSENNPYNTEFYNKEEKPKASAQDTGSVQPPFRQRNSQGHIWMGLMMVLIGLVYLLKKMGFVFPEFVFTWQMFLIVLGIFIGFRKNFQGPGWLILILVGSLFLVNEYFLFNALRQYILPIALIGAGLFFILRPKKSYEFITKDPETGAPNGKKLYTGNVSNEDFIDTTSIFGGTKKKVLSKNFKGGDMVNIFGGSEIDLLQADINGTAVLDITAMFGGATLLIPSHWNVISSDATAILGEIKDRRVSMGNIDPSKNLILKGTVILGGIDIKSF, from the coding sequence ATGAGTGAAAATAATCCATATAACACAGAATTTTATAATAAAGAGGAAAAACCAAAGGCTTCTGCACAGGATACCGGGTCTGTTCAGCCTCCCTTTCGCCAACGTAATTCGCAGGGGCATATCTGGATGGGGTTGATGATGGTGCTGATCGGGCTGGTGTACCTTCTTAAAAAGATGGGATTCGTATTCCCGGAATTTGTATTTACCTGGCAGATGTTCCTGATCGTGCTGGGAATATTTATTGGCTTCCGCAAAAATTTTCAGGGGCCGGGCTGGCTGATCCTGATACTGGTAGGATCGCTCTTTCTGGTGAATGAATATTTCCTGTTTAACGCCTTAAGGCAATATATATTACCTATTGCGCTGATCGGAGCAGGGCTGTTCTTTATCCTGCGTCCTAAAAAATCCTATGAATTTATTACAAAAGATCCTGAAACCGGAGCGCCCAACGGTAAAAAGCTGTACACTGGTAATGTGAGCAATGAGGACTTTATTGATACCACTTCCATTTTTGGAGGAACAAAAAAGAAAGTATTGTCTAAAAATTTCAAAGGAGGCGATATGGTGAATATTTTTGGAGGAAGTGAGATCGATCTGTTGCAGGCAGATATTAACGGAACTGCGGTATTGGATATAACCGCTATGTTTGGTGGCGCTACCTTGCTGATTCCTTCTCACTGGAACGTAATTTCGTCAGATGCTACAGCTATTTTAGGAGAGATAAAGGACCGTAGGGTTTCCATGGGAAATATAGACCCTTCAAAAAACCTGATCCTGAAGGGTACCGTAATTTTGGGCGGCATTGATATAAAAAGTTTTTAA